A window of the Citrus sinensis cultivar Valencia sweet orange chromosome 9, DVS_A1.0, whole genome shotgun sequence genome harbors these coding sequences:
- the LOC102624869 gene encoding uncharacterized protein LOC102624869 isoform X1: MGGGGRVEVVSSKGCSRLFLGSVPSLRRLRGGVQSFESMSPASSSLASDSVLPANAPFSGLVICVTGLSKEARKQVMEATERLGGQYSPDLHPQCTHLVVQSFGGRKFEHALKHGSRNGLYIVTLGWFVDSVRRNVRLSESLYTVKSIDEHGMHLDKLNRLVGFAGTENSCLPAGIYEAKQFNATGKHERDSNRSMNSTLSGCSMYVDSDVSEELRNKVFEAAANEGATLVNQWFVGCGASYVVCEEDSVQKYMGHSNNLVTPVWVLKTAKEKHVQRLVHISADLARQVGMMLENIQNGIAREEINGGNVPEDAQSCKNKISQEKRQQTVNLAKNGVRSRRSRRMQTCQTPIRPLTPSSLLDSICWSISEPTSTASIYTDSFSGEDVNEHHPSVFFDAEADGKDSEASFANLTRMLTESEKSELIFKNHFLTILFPVDRFAEMGPSSRTYFSDNGFTCLQVLDYIYEFYQESMSAHEVESAIHTDSRHSDRLRAVYASKETAECGYVTFRRIEFLGSRKSFEMLKRVSGDNNSNVYELLLRA, encoded by the exons ATGGGTGGTGGTGGGAGAGTTGAAGTGGTAAGCAGCAAGGGATGCTCGCGGTTGTTTCTTGGTTCGGTGCCATCTTTAAGAAGATTAAGAGGAGGAGTGCAGTCTTTTGAATCAATGTCCCCTGCTTCTTCTTCCCTTGCCTCCGACTCTGTGCTTCCTGCGAACGCACCCTTTTCTGGCCTTGTCATTTGCGTCACCGGTCTATCCAAAG AAGCAAGGAAACAGGTTATGGAAGCAACAGAGAGATTGGGTGGCCAGTACAGCCCAGATTTGCATCCTCAATGTACTCATTTGGTGGTTCAG AGCTTTGGTGGACGTAAGTTTGAGCATGCTTTAAAGCACGGATCAAGAAATGGTCTCTATATTGTTACACTTGGATGGTTTGTTGATAGTGTCAGGAGGAATG TGAGATTGAGCGAATCACTCTACACTGTCAAGAGTATCGATGAACATGGTATGCACTTGGACAAGTTGAATAGGCTTGTTGGATTTGCTGGTACTGAAAATTCATGTCTCCCTGCTGGTATTTATGAAGCCAAGCAATTTAATGCGACTGGCAAGCATGAAAGAGACTCTAATAGAAGTATGAATTCAACTCTATCTGGCTGCTCCATGTATGTCGATTCAGATGTTTCAGAAGAACTGCGAAATAAG GTTTTTGAAGCAGCTGCTAACGAAGGTGCTACACTTGTAAATCAATGGTTTGTTGGTTGTGGTGCTAGTTATGTAGTGTGTGAAGAGGATTCAGTTCAAAAATATATGGGCCACTCTAACAATCTCGTAACG CCAGTCTGGGTTCTGAAAACAGCCAAGGAGAAGCATGTGCAGAGACTTGTTCACATTTCAGCTGATTTGGCGAGGCAGGTCGGAATGATGCTAGAAAACATTCAAAATGGTATTGCAAGAGAG GAAATTAATGGAGGGAATGTCCCTGAAGATGCTCAGagctgtaaaaataaaataagccagGAAAAAAGGCAACAGACTGTAAATTTGGCTAAAAACGGGGTCAGAAGTCGCCGTAGCCGCCGCATGCAG ACTTGTCAAACCCCAATACGTCCATTAACCCCAAGCAGCCTTCTGGATTCAATATGTTGGTCGATATCTGAACCAACTTCAACTGCTTCTATATACACAGATTCGTTTAGCGGTGAAGATGTTAATGAACATCACCCATCTGTGTTTTTTGATGCGGAAGCGGATGGCAAGGATTCAGAAGCTTCATTTGCAAATTTGACCCGAATGCTCACAGAAAG CGAAAAAAGTGAGTTGATATTTAAAAACCACTTCCTTACCATTCTCTTTCCTGTTGACCGGTTTGCTGAGATGGGGCCTTCTTCACGAACATATTTCAGCGACAATGGTTTCACGTGTTTGCAGGTGTTAGATTATATCTATGAATTCTATCAG GAGAGCATGTCAGCTCATGAAGTAGAGTCAGCCATTCACACTGACTCGAGGCACTCTGACCGGCTAAGAGCTGTGTATGCAAGTAAAGAGACGGCAGAGTGTGGTTATGTTACTTTCAGACGTATTGAATTCTTAGGGAGTCGTAAGAGTTTCGAGATGTTGAAGCGTGTTAGTGGGGACAACAATAGTAATGTGTACGAGCTCTTGCTTAGGGCATGA
- the LOC102624869 gene encoding uncharacterized protein LOC102624869 isoform X2 has translation MGGGGRVEVVSSKGCSRLFLGSVPSLRRLRGGVQSFESMSPASSSLASDSVLPANAPFSGLVICVTGLSKEARKQVMEATERLGGQYSPDLHPQCTHLVVQSFGGRKFEHALKHGSRNGLYIVTLGWFVDSVRRNVRLSESLYTVKSIDEHAKQFNATGKHERDSNRSMNSTLSGCSMYVDSDVSEELRNKVFEAAANEGATLVNQWFVGCGASYVVCEEDSVQKYMGHSNNLVTPVWVLKTAKEKHVQRLVHISADLARQVGMMLENIQNGIAREEINGGNVPEDAQSCKNKISQEKRQQTVNLAKNGVRSRRSRRMQTCQTPIRPLTPSSLLDSICWSISEPTSTASIYTDSFSGEDVNEHHPSVFFDAEADGKDSEASFANLTRMLTESEKSELIFKNHFLTILFPVDRFAEMGPSSRTYFSDNGFTCLQVLDYIYEFYQESMSAHEVESAIHTDSRHSDRLRAVYASKETAECGYVTFRRIEFLGSRKSFEMLKRVSGDNNSNVYELLLRA, from the exons ATGGGTGGTGGTGGGAGAGTTGAAGTGGTAAGCAGCAAGGGATGCTCGCGGTTGTTTCTTGGTTCGGTGCCATCTTTAAGAAGATTAAGAGGAGGAGTGCAGTCTTTTGAATCAATGTCCCCTGCTTCTTCTTCCCTTGCCTCCGACTCTGTGCTTCCTGCGAACGCACCCTTTTCTGGCCTTGTCATTTGCGTCACCGGTCTATCCAAAG AAGCAAGGAAACAGGTTATGGAAGCAACAGAGAGATTGGGTGGCCAGTACAGCCCAGATTTGCATCCTCAATGTACTCATTTGGTGGTTCAG AGCTTTGGTGGACGTAAGTTTGAGCATGCTTTAAAGCACGGATCAAGAAATGGTCTCTATATTGTTACACTTGGATGGTTTGTTGATAGTGTCAGGAGGAATG TGAGATTGAGCGAATCACTCTACACTGTCAAGAGTATCGATGAACATG CCAAGCAATTTAATGCGACTGGCAAGCATGAAAGAGACTCTAATAGAAGTATGAATTCAACTCTATCTGGCTGCTCCATGTATGTCGATTCAGATGTTTCAGAAGAACTGCGAAATAAG GTTTTTGAAGCAGCTGCTAACGAAGGTGCTACACTTGTAAATCAATGGTTTGTTGGTTGTGGTGCTAGTTATGTAGTGTGTGAAGAGGATTCAGTTCAAAAATATATGGGCCACTCTAACAATCTCGTAACG CCAGTCTGGGTTCTGAAAACAGCCAAGGAGAAGCATGTGCAGAGACTTGTTCACATTTCAGCTGATTTGGCGAGGCAGGTCGGAATGATGCTAGAAAACATTCAAAATGGTATTGCAAGAGAG GAAATTAATGGAGGGAATGTCCCTGAAGATGCTCAGagctgtaaaaataaaataagccagGAAAAAAGGCAACAGACTGTAAATTTGGCTAAAAACGGGGTCAGAAGTCGCCGTAGCCGCCGCATGCAG ACTTGTCAAACCCCAATACGTCCATTAACCCCAAGCAGCCTTCTGGATTCAATATGTTGGTCGATATCTGAACCAACTTCAACTGCTTCTATATACACAGATTCGTTTAGCGGTGAAGATGTTAATGAACATCACCCATCTGTGTTTTTTGATGCGGAAGCGGATGGCAAGGATTCAGAAGCTTCATTTGCAAATTTGACCCGAATGCTCACAGAAAG CGAAAAAAGTGAGTTGATATTTAAAAACCACTTCCTTACCATTCTCTTTCCTGTTGACCGGTTTGCTGAGATGGGGCCTTCTTCACGAACATATTTCAGCGACAATGGTTTCACGTGTTTGCAGGTGTTAGATTATATCTATGAATTCTATCAG GAGAGCATGTCAGCTCATGAAGTAGAGTCAGCCATTCACACTGACTCGAGGCACTCTGACCGGCTAAGAGCTGTGTATGCAAGTAAAGAGACGGCAGAGTGTGGTTATGTTACTTTCAGACGTATTGAATTCTTAGGGAGTCGTAAGAGTTTCGAGATGTTGAAGCGTGTTAGTGGGGACAACAATAGTAATGTGTACGAGCTCTTGCTTAGGGCATGA